A segment of the Aureliella helgolandensis genome:
CGGCATCACACCGGCTTGATTGATTCGCAGTGGCAGGAACTGTTTGGTTCCGCCATACACGCGGCGTCCGCGAACGTGCTTCGCACTCTGCGTTTGGATGCGTCTTTGCCCGAGGGTGATAAAGACCACACCAAAGACAACCGCCACAAACAGTGCCGCCAGCACGATCAGTTTATCGGGACCGATTTCCCCAGAGGAACCACTCAACTGTGTTGTCATGTTGTTCTGGAGTTCTAGCATCGCCTTAGGCATCTGAGCCAAAATGCTCGCCATGATCAGCAGGCTGATACCGTTGCCGATACCGTATTCATCGATCTGTTCCCCGAGCCACATCAAAAAGACGGTGCCACAGGTCATGATTGCGATGGCGGTCAGCTGCCAACCGAAGTGCAGTGTTGAGGTGCCCGGATAGCAGAACTGGGAGGCCACCATATCTGGATTGCTCATCACCACGTAGTGGAGATAGACATAGCTTTGAATAATGCACAGAACAACGGTCAAATACCGTGTGTACTCGGTGATTTTCCGCATCCCGGTTTGCCCCTCTTTGCGGAGCTGTTCGATCGGTTTCCACACGCTGCCGAGCAGCTGGAACACGATCGAGGCCGAGATATAGGGCATAATGCCCAGCCCGAAGATGGTGACTTCGCGCAGGTCGGTCGCGGCAAACACGGAGAATCGTTCCAGGAACGAATCTAGTTGGTTACCGGCTCCCGAGCCAACGTTGACCATTGGCAGGCGGATTTGATAGCCGATGCGATAGACGCCGAGCAGCGCGAGGGTCAAAAGGATCTTCTGACGCAGCTCGGGAATCGTAAAGATCACCCTTAGTTTTTCTAACATCGACACCACTCCTCAGCGAGCGACAGATTCCATCCGTCCGGTTTACTTCTTGTTCTGGGCCAAATCGGCCACTCGTTGCTTGGGAGTACGCTTGGGAGCTAGGACAGTTACGCTACCACCGGCAGCAGTAATCTTTTCCTTAGCCGACGCACTGAAGCGATGGGCAGACACCTTCAAGGCTTTGTCGACTTCACCGTCGGCCAGAATCTTGATTTCGTCGTGGACCTTTTTAACGATCCCCTTAGCTTTCAGCGTTTCAGGAGTGATCTCCTCACCCGCTTCATACAGGGCCGACAAATCTCCTACGTTAACCGCAATGACGGTAAGTGCGTAGCGATTGAAGAAGCCTCGCTTGGGCAAGCGTCGCACCATCGGCAAGTCTTCGCCGACTTTACCTGGGTGGCGCGAGGATCCAGCTCGAGACTTCTGACCGTCTTGACCACGACCGGAGGTTTTACCTTGTCCAGTACCATTACCACGACCCAAACGTCGGGTTTTGCGATGCTTGGTAATTCCTGAATTGACTTCGCTTAATCTCATGACAGTGTCACTCCCCGCAGTCGCTCGATATCTTCGCGAGTTCGCAGCTGCTCTAGAGCGTTAAAGGTAGCTTTGACTAATACAGATGGATTGTTAGAGCTGAAGCTCTTGGTCAGGATATCTTTGATCCCAGCGGCTTCGCACACGGCTCGCACGGCGGGACCAGCGATGATACCAGTACCGGGGTTAGCTGGTAGCAGGATGACCTTCGCGGCGCCGAAGCGACCGATTACGGAGTGAGGGATTGAGCCACCCACGATGGGGACATCTACCACTTCGCGGTTGGCTTGCTTTTGAGCCTTCTGAACGCTGGGAGGCACTTCGTTGGCCTTGCCGTATCCATAGCCGACTCGGCCCTTGCCGTCACCGACCACCACGAGCGCGGCGAAGCTAAATCGACGTCCACCTTTGACCACCGCGGCACAGCGCTTGATCTTAAGGACACGCTCGATGGAGCCATCTCCGGATTGTTCGTTCACTTTAGCCACGAATTAGGCACTCCCGATATTTTACAGCTCGACCAAATGTCTTTGAATGAATAATTACGCAATTGGTGACGGCTTGTTGGTCACCGATCTCAAATCTTTAGAATTCGAGACCCGCTTCTCGCGCTGCTTCGGCGAAGGCGGCTACGCGACCATGGTAGCGACAGCTACCGCGATCGAGTCGAACGGCCTTGATTCCGGCAGCGGTAGCACGCTGGGCGATGAGTTTACCGACTTTGGTAGCAGCTTCACAGTTGCTGCCGTAGCTCACGCCAGCATCCGCATCCTTGGAGGATGCACTGGCGAGGGTTCGGCCCGATTCGTCGTCGATCAGCTGGCAGTAAAAGTGCTTGAGCGTACGATTAACGCACAAGCGTGGTCGACCAGCATCGCCGCGAACTTTGTTCCGCACTCGGAATTCACGGCGTTCACGCTGGTTGTTGATGATTTTCTTAAGCTTCACGACGCACCCGTCAGTATCGCAATTGAATTGAAATGTCTTGGGACGATTTTTAAGTAGCCGACTTACCTGGCTTGAGCTTGATCTGCTCGCCTTGGTAGCGGATGCCCTTACCCTTGTAAGGCTCTGGTTTGCGGAGCGAGCGAACTTCGGCAGCGAATTGGCCGACTTTCTGCTTGTCGCAACCGCGGACCACGATGTGGGTTTGGTCTGGGCAGGTCACATCGAGTGCATCTGGGATGACCTTCTTCAGCTCATTGGCGTAGCCAACTCGCAGTTGAAGCTGCTTACCCTGGACAGCACAGATGTAGCCCACGCCGACGACTTCGAGTTTCTTCTCGTAGCCGTCTTTGACACCAACAATCATGTTGTTAATGATTGCTCGGGTAAGACCGTGCAGCTCACGAGCGGTACGCTCGTCAGTATCACGACCCACCGTAACTGATTTTCCATCTTCATCAACTGCAACTGTAACCTCGGGGCGATGCTGGAACTCCAGCTTACCCTTGGGACCTTCGACGGCAATCACTCGATCAGCAATGCTGACCTTGACACCATCGACTACAGAAACAGGCTTTTTACCGATACGCGACATGGCTAAGCCACTTCAAATAATGATCTTCTACGAATTATTTCAATTTGGTACAGTGCGGGCGAGCTAAGCGACTGCCTAGCAGACTTCGCAAAGTACTTCGCCGCCGATATTTTGTTGTCGAGCTTCGCGATCGCTCACGAACCCCTGACTGGTGCTGATAATCGAAATTCCCAGCCCGTTGAGAACGGGACGTAAGTCACGGCTCTTGCTAAATACGCGCCGCCCGGGTCTGCTCACTCGTCGGATCGTTTGGATGACTCGCTCACCGTTGGGGCCGTATTTCAACTCAATTCTGAGTTGTTTCACAGGCTCCGCATCGATTACAGCGTAGTCCCAAATGTATCCTTCACGCTTCAGCACTTCGGCCACGCCTACCTTCACTTTCGATGATGGCATGTCAACGTGTTGGCGTTCAACTCGTACCGCATTGCGGATTTGAGTGAGCATGTCAGCGATAGGATCAGTCATCATCGCGGTATCATTTCCTTTTCAACTTATGGGCCAGGTTGATGGCTGCCATTTTTAGGGTGAACGACCAGCGTGCGTCACCCCATGAAAGTACCTATTTGGGGAGAACTACCAGCTTGCCTTGCGAACGCCGGGGATAACCCCTTGGTCCGCTAGCTTACGGAAACAAATTCGGCAAATCCCAAACTTGCGATATACAGCACGTGGTCGACCGCACAACTTACAGCGGTTTTCACGACGGACTGCAAACTTAGGGGGGCGGTTTGCTTTCGCTATTTTACTTTTGCTTGCCACGGGAGAGTTGTCCGTGTTAATCCAATTGGTGAAACTAAAAACTCGACGCTAGTTGAAGCAGCTTAGCTGCCTGCGGGCGTTTGGGCAGCTCGGAATGGCATTCCGAACTTTTCCAACAACAGCAGACCATGCTCATTCGACTTGGCGCTCGTCACAATAGTGATGTTCATGCCTTGCGGCTTCGTGTACTTGTCGGGGTTTAATTCCGGGAACACGAGTTGTTCGGTCAGGCTCAAGCTGTAGTTGCCGCTGCCATCAAAGGCTTTACGGCTGACACCGCGAAAGTCACGAACTCGGGGAAGGACGATGCTAATCAGTCGATCCAGGAATTCATACATGCGTTGTCGGCGTAGGGTTACCTTACAGCCGATGGGCATGCCTTCTCGAAGCTTGAATCCAGCGATCGATTTGCGAGCCAACGTTTGTACTGGACGCTGTCCAGCAATGTCGGTCATCGCGTCGAAAGCCAATTCCAAATTTTTCTTATCCGCGACTGCTGATCCAACACCCATATTGATGATGATCTTAGTCACACGTGGAATCGCCATTGGGTTTTCGATGCCCAATTGCTCAGCCAGCTGTTGACGGATTTCGTCTAGATAACGTTCTTGCAACCGTGGGGCCATTGCCGCGGGTTCCTAAATCCAAATTCTCTGAATCGAAATGTCTACGTGGGGTCGTCTGCCAGCGATTACTGCTGAGCGTACCGAGCCTTGGCAGGCGAAATAACACCGAGCGACGCACCACTCTTCTTTGCGAAGCGCTCTTTACTACCATCCTTCAAGTACCGTACTCCGACTCGCGTCCGCTTGCCGGTTTGAGGGCACAGTAGCATCACGTTGCTGGCGTCAATGGGCATCTCTTTACTCAGACGTCCACCCTGCGGATTTTTCCCGCTGCGTTTAACGTGTTTGTAAACCTTATTGACTCCCTCGACGATCACGCGACTGTTCTCGCGGTCCACCTTCAGGACTTTACCAGAAGTGCCTTTGTCAGCACCGCTAATTACTAGCACTTCGTCTTGTTCGCGAAACAACATCTTTATTTCCTCGTGCCCAACCTAAAATGCTAGCAATCAAACTACTTCGTTGGCCAAGCTGACAATCTTCATGAATTTACGTTCGCGTAGCTCACGGGCCACAGCACCGAAGATCCGCGTACCACGTGGGTTGGCATCTTTGTCCACCAGTACGACCGCGTTGCTGTCGAAGCGGATATAGCTTCCGTCCACGCGTCGAGTCGGCTGCTTGCAGCGTACGACTACGGCTCGCACGATCGATTTCTTTTTGACTTCACTACCAGCCTGCACGGCTTTCACCGAGCAGATGATGACGTCGCCGATGCCTGCATAGCGACGCCGGCTTCCGCCGAGCACCTTAATGCACATCACTTCTTTTGCACCGCTGTTGTCTGCTACGGCGAGTCGTGTTTCTTGTTGAATCATGGCTTCACTGGAACCAAATTGTTACGTCAAGTAATTTGAAGGGGTCGCGAGGCGGACTGTTTATTCAGCCGCAGCTTGACCTTCTTCACCGGACAGTTTTTCGATAGTCTCAGACTGTTCATCCGAGTGTGCTCGGCGGGCTGCACGCAGGGCCGCCAAGTCGACTTCTTTGCTCTTTTCGATGACTCGCACCAAGTTCCATCGCTTGAGACGACTCAGTGGACGACACTCTTGGATCTCGACAGTATCACCGACAGCGGAATCGTTGTTTTCGTCATGTACGTGACACACTGTCCGACGCTTGATGTACTTGCCATACTTGGCATGTTTCACCGTGCGATCGATTTCCACGCGTCGTGTTTTGGATGCCTTGTCGCTCGTGACGACCCCAACTAGAACTGTCGCTGACATATTCGCTCTACTAGTCTATTTCAAAAGTAAGTTCAGGAGGCCGAGCTGGCGGAGGCACGTTCTGTTTGGAGCGTACGCACACGGGCAATCAACCTTCGATTTCGACGGACCTCGGAAGGAGCGTCGAGTTTCTCTGTCTGCGCCTGGATACGTAGGCGAAACAACTGAGTTGCTGCGTCCTTAGCAGTTAGGTCCAACTGCTCGTCACTCATTTCTCGCAATTCACTGATCTTCATCGTATTATCACTTTGGTGTTATGCAGGTCGTCGTTGTACAAGACGAACTGGGACGGGCATCTTCGATGCGAGTCGTGCGAAGCAAATCTTCGCTTGTTGCTCAGTCACACCCGCCAGTTCATACAGAACTGTGCCTGGTTTGATCACGGCAACCCATGCTTCCGGTTCACCCTTACCTTTACCCATCCGAGTTTCCAATGGTTTGGAAGACACCGGTTTGTCTGGGAAGATTCGGATAAACAACCTACCTTCGCCGCGCACGTATTGTTGTGCAGCGATACGTCCAGCTTCGATTGTTCGAGCCTTTATCCAGCCGCCCTGCGTTGCTTGCAGGCCAAAATCGCCAAAGACAACTTTGTTGCCGCGGGTCGCATTACCTTTTATACGACCTCTTTGGCTTTTTCGATGCTTGACCCGCTTGGGCATCAGCGCCATCGGTAGAGTCTCCCGCGTAAGAACCTTGATTTACCCAGACTTGAATACCGAGGTTACCTTGAGGTGTCTGAGCCTCAGTGAAACCATAGTCGATCTTTGCTTGCAAGGTGCTCAAAGGGAGCGATCCGGCACTTGCCTTTTCGCGTCGAGCCATTTCGGCTCCACCCAAGCGACCTGCTAGCTGGACTTTGATGCCCTTGGCACCGGCGTCCATAGTTGTTTCTAATGCGCGTTTCATTGTGCGACGGAAGTTAGCTCGCTTCATCAATTGTTGAGCAATGTCTTCTGCTACCAATTGCGCCATAATACCTGGCGTGGCGATCTCTTCGATCTTCAAATTCACGCGGCGGCCGATGAGCGACTGCAATTCTTCTTGCAGCTTTTCGACATCCGCCCCCTTCTTGCCGATGATCAGGCCAGGCCGTGCTACGAAGAGCATGACCCGAACTTCATCTCGTGTCCGTTCAATCTCGATCCGATCAATGCCTGCGCTGCGGTACTGAGTTCGGTATCGGTTGTCGGGATGATTCTTGATGAAATGTCGAACCTTATGGTCTTCCACCAAAAGCTCGGCAAATTCCTTTTTCGACGCATACCAGCGGCTTGCCCAGCCACGGACGACACCGGTTCGGAAGCCTACAGGATTGACCTTTTGACCCATACCAAAAACTCGCTTGATCGGTTAACGCTACCTCAGGCAGCAAACTTGTGCTTACAGTTCTTCCAGTGTTTCCAGCTCGACAGTAATGTGAGCTGTTCGCTTTAAAATTCCAAAGGCCATCCCGCGTGCTCGGGGACGGATCCGCTTGAATGTCGGGCCGCCATCCACATGGGCTAGGGTAATGACCAGTCGCTCGGGAGCAACCGACCGACCACTGTTCTGGTCGGAGTCCTGTGCGTTGCCAACAGCACTTCGCAATACCTTCTCCAGCATCCGTGCACCGCGATGGGGCTGATACTTGAGCAGGTCGAGTGCTTCATCGGCAAACTTACCGCGTACCAAATCTGCCAGTGGACGGACTTTCCGAGCACTGATTCGAGCGTATTTGTGAGTGGCTTTGAACGCCATGGCTCCAACCCTAATTTCTATGTCGGTTCGATGATTCTTTGCGATGCCAAGTAACGAGTTGCACTCGTACTACTTCTTGCCCTTGCCGGAGTGGCCGCGGAAGGTTCGCGTTGGTGCGAACTCGCCGAGCTTGTGTCCAACCATGTCTTCGTTGACGGTTACCTTCATGTGCTGGCGACCGTTGTGAACCATGAACGTGATGCCCACGAATTCTGGAACGATAGTGCAGCGTCGGGCCCAAGTCGTAATTGGCTCGTGGGAGCCAGATTCCTGGACCTTGACTACTTTACCGTAGAGCCTTGGATCTACAAATGGTCCCTTTTTGGTCGATCGTCCCATAGCTTCGCTTCAACTCAAAAAACGCTAATGACTGATAAATGATACCGCGGCTTACTTCAGTTTCAGCTGGCCGTAACGTCGCGACTTGCGACGGCGGATGATGGACGAGTTCGACGGCTTGCGTCGAGCTCTGGTCGATCCACCCTTGGTAGGTTTGCCCTGAGGCGTAACTGGGTGGCGTCCACCCTTTGTTCTTCCTTCACCACCACCGTGCGGGTGGTCAACTGGATTCATGGCAGTACCGCGAACGTGAGGTCGACGCCCCATCCATCGCGATCGACCCGCTTTGCCGAGTACAACTGCACTGTGATCTGGGTTGCTACTGCGACCGATGGTAGCTCGGCAGTTGCCCGGAACCCGGCGGATTTCACCGCTAGGCAACATCAACTGAGCCCAGTCTGCTTCTCGTGCCATCAATGTCGCCAGAGTCCCTGCACTTCGGCAGAGGACGCCACCGCGACCTGGTTGCAATTCGATGCAGTAAATTTCTGTACCGGCTGGAATGTTCTTGAGTGGCAGGCAGTTACCGATCTTGGGCGGCGCGTCTGGTCCATTCAGGAGTGTTTCCCCAGCCTTGAGACCGTCAGGGGCAACTACATATCGTTTCTCACCGTCGGCGTAGACCAGCAACGCAATCCGACTCGATCGATTAGGGTCGTATTGGATGGAATCAACCTTGGCAGGGATTCCGTCCTTGTTCCGCTTGAAATCGATGACCCGGTATTGTTGCTTGTGTCCACCACCACGGTGGCGAACGGTAATCTTACCTTGGTTGTTTCGGCCACCATGCTTTTGCTTGGGGCGAAGCAGCGACTTTTCGGGCTTGGCGCCAGGGGTCAGTTCCTTAAAGTCACTGACCGACGCGTTCCGTCTGCCTGCTGAAGTTGGCTTGTATTTGCGAATTCCCATCTCTGTCTGCCTG
Coding sequences within it:
- the secY gene encoding preprotein translocase subunit SecY, translated to MLEKLRVIFTIPELRQKILLTLALLGVYRIGYQIRLPMVNVGSGAGNQLDSFLERFSVFAATDLREVTIFGLGIMPYISASIVFQLLGSVWKPIEQLRKEGQTGMRKITEYTRYLTVVLCIIQSYVYLHYVVMSNPDMVASQFCYPGTSTLHFGWQLTAIAIMTCGTVFLMWLGEQIDEYGIGNGISLLIMASILAQMPKAMLELQNNMTTQLSGSSGEIGPDKLIVLAALFVAVVFGVVFITLGQRRIQTQSAKHVRGRRVYGGTKQFLPLRINQAGVMPIIFASSLLMLPGLLFGVMQTWFSNPTLAQFFASLASAFQSGQSLSYIILYVAMIFFFCYFWTSITFNPKEMSENLKDHGTFIPGYRPGKRTADYLEKVMIRITYVGAAFLAVVAIVPIIVNIQLGVPFSVASFYGGTGLLIAVSVAFDLIQKIDNHLLMRNYKGLLES
- the rplO gene encoding 50S ribosomal protein L15, which produces MRLSEVNSGITKHRKTRRLGRGNGTGQGKTSGRGQDGQKSRAGSSRHPGKVGEDLPMVRRLPKRGFFNRYALTVIAVNVGDLSALYEAGEEITPETLKAKGIVKKVHDEIKILADGEVDKALKVSAHRFSASAKEKITAAGGSVTVLAPKRTPKQRVADLAQNKK
- the rpsE gene encoding 30S ribosomal protein S5, whose amino-acid sequence is MAKVNEQSGDGSIERVLKIKRCAAVVKGGRRFSFAALVVVGDGKGRVGYGYGKANEVPPSVQKAQKQANREVVDVPIVGGSIPHSVIGRFGAAKVILLPANPGTGIIAGPAVRAVCEAAGIKDILTKSFSSNNPSVLVKATFNALEQLRTREDIERLRGVTLS
- the rplR gene encoding 50S ribosomal protein L18, which translates into the protein MKLKKIINNQRERREFRVRNKVRGDAGRPRLCVNRTLKHFYCQLIDDESGRTLASASSKDADAGVSYGSNCEAATKVGKLIAQRATAAGIKAVRLDRGSCRYHGRVAAFAEAAREAGLEF
- the rplF gene encoding 50S ribosomal protein L6, with amino-acid sequence MSRIGKKPVSVVDGVKVSIADRVIAVEGPKGKLEFQHRPEVTVAVDEDGKSVTVGRDTDERTARELHGLTRAIINNMIVGVKDGYEKKLEVVGVGYICAVQGKQLQLRVGYANELKKVIPDALDVTCPDQTHIVVRGCDKQKVGQFAAEVRSLRKPEPYKGKGIRYQGEQIKLKPGKSAT
- the rpsH gene encoding 30S ribosomal protein S8, which encodes MMTDPIADMLTQIRNAVRVERQHVDMPSSKVKVGVAEVLKREGYIWDYAVIDAEPVKQLRIELKYGPNGERVIQTIRRVSRPGRRVFSKSRDLRPVLNGLGISIISTSQGFVSDREARQQNIGGEVLCEVC
- a CDS encoding type Z 30S ribosomal protein S14, whose product is MASKSKIAKANRPPKFAVRRENRCKLCGRPRAVYRKFGICRICFRKLADQGVIPGVRKASW
- the rplE gene encoding 50S ribosomal protein L5; translated protein: MAPRLQERYLDEIRQQLAEQLGIENPMAIPRVTKIIINMGVGSAVADKKNLELAFDAMTDIAGQRPVQTLARKSIAGFKLREGMPIGCKVTLRRQRMYEFLDRLISIVLPRVRDFRGVSRKAFDGSGNYSLSLTEQLVFPELNPDKYTKPQGMNITIVTSAKSNEHGLLLLEKFGMPFRAAQTPAGS
- the rplX gene encoding 50S ribosomal protein L24; the protein is MLFREQDEVLVISGADKGTSGKVLKVDRENSRVIVEGVNKVYKHVKRSGKNPQGGRLSKEMPIDASNVMLLCPQTGKRTRVGVRYLKDGSKERFAKKSGASLGVISPAKARYAQQ
- the rplN gene encoding 50S ribosomal protein L14, with amino-acid sequence MIQQETRLAVADNSGAKEVMCIKVLGGSRRRYAGIGDVIICSVKAVQAGSEVKKKSIVRAVVVRCKQPTRRVDGSYIRFDSNAVVLVDKDANPRGTRIFGAVARELRERKFMKIVSLANEVV
- the rpsQ gene encoding 30S ribosomal protein S17 — translated: MSATVLVGVVTSDKASKTRRVEIDRTVKHAKYGKYIKRRTVCHVHDENNDSAVGDTVEIQECRPLSRLKRWNLVRVIEKSKEVDLAALRAARRAHSDEQSETIEKLSGEEGQAAAE
- the rpmC gene encoding 50S ribosomal protein L29 translates to MKISELREMSDEQLDLTAKDAATQLFRLRIQAQTEKLDAPSEVRRNRRLIARVRTLQTERASASSAS
- the rplP gene encoding 50S ribosomal protein L16: MALMPKRVKHRKSQRGRIKGNATRGNKVVFGDFGLQATQGGWIKARTIEAGRIAAQQYVRGEGRLFIRIFPDKPVSSKPLETRMGKGKGEPEAWVAVIKPGTVLYELAGVTEQQAKICFARLASKMPVPVRLVQRRPA
- the rpsC gene encoding 30S ribosomal protein S3, which codes for MGQKVNPVGFRTGVVRGWASRWYASKKEFAELLVEDHKVRHFIKNHPDNRYRTQYRSAGIDRIEIERTRDEVRVMLFVARPGLIIGKKGADVEKLQEELQSLIGRRVNLKIEEIATPGIMAQLVAEDIAQQLMKRANFRRTMKRALETTMDAGAKGIKVQLAGRLGGAEMARREKASAGSLPLSTLQAKIDYGFTEAQTPQGNLGIQVWVNQGSYAGDSTDGADAQAGQASKKPKRSYKR
- the rplV gene encoding 50S ribosomal protein L22 — protein: MAFKATHKYARISARKVRPLADLVRGKFADEALDLLKYQPHRGARMLEKVLRSAVGNAQDSDQNSGRSVAPERLVITLAHVDGGPTFKRIRPRARGMAFGILKRTAHITVELETLEEL
- the rpsS gene encoding 30S ribosomal protein S19 is translated as MGRSTKKGPFVDPRLYGKVVKVQESGSHEPITTWARRCTIVPEFVGITFMVHNGRQHMKVTVNEDMVGHKLGEFAPTRTFRGHSGKGKK
- the rplB gene encoding 50S ribosomal protein L2, which encodes MGIRKYKPTSAGRRNASVSDFKELTPGAKPEKSLLRPKQKHGGRNNQGKITVRHRGGGHKQQYRVIDFKRNKDGIPAKVDSIQYDPNRSSRIALLVYADGEKRYVVAPDGLKAGETLLNGPDAPPKIGNCLPLKNIPAGTEIYCIELQPGRGGVLCRSAGTLATLMAREADWAQLMLPSGEIRRVPGNCRATIGRSSNPDHSAVVLGKAGRSRWMGRRPHVRGTAMNPVDHPHGGGEGRTKGGRHPVTPQGKPTKGGSTRARRKPSNSSIIRRRKSRRYGQLKLK